The following are encoded together in the Peromyscus leucopus breed LL Stock chromosome 1, UCI_PerLeu_2.1, whole genome shotgun sequence genome:
- the LOC114689228 gene encoding olfactory receptor 14A2-like produces MPNVTATTGFILTGFSDIQELQTLCGVLFLVMYMAVVISNLIIITLTTIDLQLQTPMYFFLKNVSLLDVFFVSVPIPNFFVNSLTHNNSISTLGCVFQVFLMTSFAAGEVFVLTAMSYDRYVAICNPLHYQSIMSIGICMLMVGVSWAIGVIIGVLYTAGTFSLPFCGSKVIVQIFCDVPSLLRISCSKTLVVIYSCLGIGVCVAMSCFICVVISYFYIFSTVLKIPTTKGQSKAFSTCIPHLTVFTVFIATACFVYLKPPSDVPSIPDRLFSVLYTVLPPALNPLIYSLRNSDVKCALRRLQQNICPRVSLHLKLRSIFQWYSISQVTSKICNF; encoded by the coding sequence ATGCCCAATGTCACTGCAACAACTGGATTCATCCTTACAGGGTTCTCTGACATCCAGGAGCTACAGACTTTATGTGGAGTTCTCTTCCTAGTGATGTACATGGCAGTCGTAATAAGCAATCTCATCATCATCACTCTCACCACCATTGACCTGCAGCTTCAaacacccatgtacttctttctGAAGAATGTGTCCTTGTTGGATGTCTTCTTTGTGTCTGTTCCTATTCCAAATTTCTTTGTCAATAGCCTAACTCACAACAATTCCATTTCCACTCTTGGTTGTGTCTTCCAGGTATTTTTAATGACTTCATTTGCAGCAGGAGAagtatttgtcctgactgccatgtcctatgaccgctatgttGCCATTTGCAATCCCTTGCACTACCAATCCATAATGAGTATTGGTATATGTATGCTGATGGTGGGTGTTTCCTGGGCTATTGGGGTAATAATTGGAGTCTTATATACAGCTGGCACATTTTCTCTGCCCTTCTGTGGCTCCAAAGTGATCGTCCAGATTTTTTGTGATGTTCCCTCATTGCTAAGGATTTCATGCTCCAAAACACTCGTGGTCATTTATTCATGTCTTGGAATTGGTGTTTGTGTGGCCATGTCTTGCTTTATCTGTGTGGTGATCTCTTACTTTTACATATTCTCCACTGTGCTTAAGATTCCTACTACTAAAGGTCAGTCCAAAGCATTTTCCACGTGCATCCCCCACCTCACTGTTTTCACTGTTTTCATAGCTACTGCTTGCTTTGTCTATCTGAAGCCTCCCTCAGATGTACCATCAATCCCCGACAGGCTCTTTTCTGTGCTCTACACTGTGCTACCTCCAGCTCTGAATCCTTtgatctacagcctgaggaacagtGATGTCAAGTGTGCTCTGAGGAGGTTGCAGCAAAATA